A region from the Paenibacillus humicola genome encodes:
- a CDS encoding DMT family transporter, whose amino-acid sequence MNDRSVLFKLCGVSLLWGGNYVCSAYLLRDFSPVFLSFSRLVVMSLFLITVACIHRSMERPTARQWILLFFTGFFGTLMNQLFYFAGLQYSTAGNAALIIALSPIATTFLARLFLKEYISVLKFAGASLALAGVCIIVLSSGSSLDASKGDVYLLLAMLGMSASLLFIRKLTAAMSSYGVTIYSTVLGTMMMIPAASWEAAGGHLHYSTGLLSWVILVAVAVIGQGLAGFWWNKGISVVGASASAMFMNIPPFIAIVISHFVLGDPIRPSQIAGGMLILVGVAVSNKKPSPKPVIEAKI is encoded by the coding sequence ATGAACGACCGGTCGGTTCTTTTCAAGCTGTGCGGCGTATCGCTGCTGTGGGGCGGCAACTACGTGTGCAGCGCGTATTTGCTGCGCGATTTTTCGCCTGTTTTTTTATCTTTCTCGCGACTGGTCGTCATGTCGCTGTTTCTGATCACCGTCGCCTGCATCCACCGGTCCATGGAACGCCCCACGGCGCGTCAATGGATCTTGCTCTTTTTTACTGGATTTTTCGGGACGCTGATGAACCAGCTTTTTTATTTCGCGGGGCTGCAGTACTCGACCGCCGGCAACGCGGCGCTGATCATCGCGCTTTCCCCGATTGCGACGACCTTTCTCGCCCGTTTATTCTTAAAAGAATATATAAGCGTCTTGAAATTTGCCGGTGCCAGCCTCGCGCTGGCTGGCGTGTGCATCATCGTGCTGAGCAGCGGAAGCTCGCTGGATGCGTCCAAAGGGGACGTCTACCTGCTGCTCGCCATGCTCGGCATGTCGGCCAGCCTGCTGTTTATCCGGAAGCTGACCGCCGCCATGTCTTCCTACGGCGTCACGATCTATTCCACCGTCCTCGGCACGATGATGATGATCCCTGCCGCCTCATGGGAAGCAGCCGGCGGCCATCTGCACTACAGCACCGGACTGCTCAGCTGGGTGATTCTGGTTGCGGTTGCCGTGATCGGCCAAGGGCTTGCGGGTTTTTGGTGGAACAAGGGCATCTCGGTCGTCGGCGCTTCGGCAAGCGCGATGTTCATGAACATTCCGCCGTTTATCGCGATCGTCATTTCCCACTTCGTGCTTGGCGATCCGATCCGCCCCTCCCAGATCGCCGGAGGGATGCTTATACTCGTCGGCGTGGCGGTGTCCAACAAGAAGCCGTCCCCAAAGCCGGTTATCGAGGCGAAAATATAG
- a CDS encoding helix-turn-helix domain-containing protein, producing the protein MTVSPLKENTFIPDRTFPINVFIVSNVGMHWHDHIEWIYVRKGRARIQIDAVYEQLGEGELAFVNSRQLHSVVTLTPDAELVCIVFNEALVRGSGLDITEHHYFLPYLNQRFNWPSTMKRGEASMAEMSESIERAVGEFKRKEPGYELLVKAELLRIFGQYFRYAQTCAARPMPQVRRSHDLSHLLQTLRSRYDSPPGVEEAAALVGLSPNHFCKVFKQVTGKTLLEYIHLLRVQEAERLLLDTDMPVTEIAGRIGYSNMTYFGRVFKKMKGATPSEIRKRGAAPPSNERRPEPE; encoded by the coding sequence ATGACGGTCAGCCCGCTTAAGGAGAACACATTTATTCCGGATCGGACCTTTCCGATCAATGTTTTTATCGTTTCCAATGTCGGCATGCATTGGCACGATCATATCGAATGGATCTATGTGCGTAAAGGAAGAGCCCGCATTCAGATCGACGCCGTTTACGAGCAGCTCGGGGAAGGCGAGCTCGCCTTCGTCAATTCCAGGCAGCTGCACAGCGTCGTGACGCTGACGCCGGATGCGGAGCTCGTCTGCATCGTGTTCAACGAAGCGCTTGTCCGGGGAAGCGGTCTCGACATCACGGAGCATCATTATTTTCTGCCTTATCTGAACCAGCGGTTCAACTGGCCGAGCACGATGAAACGCGGCGAAGCCAGCATGGCCGAGATGAGCGAATCGATCGAGCGGGCCGTCGGCGAGTTCAAGCGCAAGGAGCCCGGCTACGAGCTGCTCGTCAAGGCGGAGCTGCTGCGCATCTTCGGCCAATATTTCCGCTATGCGCAGACGTGCGCCGCGCGGCCGATGCCGCAGGTGCGCCGGTCGCACGACCTGTCGCATCTGCTGCAAACGCTCCGCAGCCGGTACGACAGCCCGCCCGGCGTCGAGGAGGCGGCTGCGCTCGTCGGCCTCAGTCCGAACCATTTCTGCAAAGTGTTCAAGCAGGTGACCGGCAAAACGCTGCTCGAATATATTCACCTGCTGCGCGTGCAGGAGGCGGAACGGCTGCTGCTCGACACCGACATGCCGGTGACGGAAATCGCCGGGCGCATCGGTTACTCGAACATGACGTATTTCGGGCGCGTGTTCAAAAAGATGAAAGGCGCAACGCCGTCGGAAATCCGCAAACGCGGGGCTGCGCCGCCTTCAAACGAAAGGAGACCGGAACCCGAATGA
- a CDS encoding sugar phosphate isomerase/epimerase family protein → MKQLRIGTLVGGHDAVRVLPQIIPHGFESFSLTFWQSTNNADLSEIAKRVKDILAEQDIVISSLGIFGNPLTGAGNNADTLASWERLIDHAHEFGTDLVAGFTGRMPGAIDESLPRFAEVFGELSKRAEDRGVRIAFENCDMGGTWKEGDWNIAHNPIAWEMMFNAVPADNIGLQWEPTHQMVSLIDPIPQLRKWTHKIFNVHGKDATIAWDIVRENGIHGPKQFVWHRTPGFGDTNWTDVISILMQAGYQGSIDIEGWHDPVYRDELEMTGQVHALNYLKQCRGGSFVPNPE, encoded by the coding sequence ATGAAACAGCTCCGAATCGGCACGCTTGTCGGCGGCCACGACGCCGTACGCGTCCTGCCGCAAATCATTCCGCACGGCTTCGAGTCGTTTTCGCTGACGTTCTGGCAGTCGACGAACAATGCGGATTTATCGGAAATCGCGAAAAGAGTCAAGGATATTTTGGCTGAACAAGACATCGTCATTTCCAGCCTCGGCATATTCGGCAACCCGCTCACCGGCGCGGGCAACAATGCGGATACGCTGGCCAGCTGGGAGCGGCTCATCGACCATGCGCATGAGTTCGGAACCGATCTGGTCGCCGGCTTCACCGGCAGGATGCCGGGTGCGATCGATGAATCGCTGCCCCGTTTCGCCGAAGTATTCGGCGAGCTGTCGAAGCGGGCGGAGGACCGCGGGGTCCGGATCGCCTTCGAAAATTGCGACATGGGCGGCACCTGGAAGGAAGGCGATTGGAACATCGCCCACAATCCTATTGCCTGGGAAATGATGTTTAATGCCGTACCCGCAGACAATATTGGATTGCAGTGGGAGCCGACGCATCAGATGGTCAGCCTGATCGATCCGATTCCGCAGCTGCGCAAATGGACGCACAAAATTTTCAATGTACACGGCAAGGATGCGACGATCGCCTGGGACATCGTCCGCGAAAACGGCATCCACGGGCCGAAGCAGTTCGTATGGCATCGTACGCCGGGATTCGGCGATACGAACTGGACAGATGTCATTTCCATTTTAATGCAGGCGGGTTACCAGGGCAGCATCGACATCGAAGGCTGGCACGATCCCGTATACCGGGACGAGCTGGAAATGACGGGCCAGGTGCATGCGCTGAACTATTTGAAGCAATGCCGGGGCGGAAGCTTCGTACCGAATCCGGAATAA
- a CDS encoding Gfo/Idh/MocA family protein, whose product MAQHNIIVAGCGGMSNQWLDYAAERENAEIVGLVDIFEESAVKMKERRGLNVPTFTDLSQALAETDANLVFDVTIPASHKTIVTTAMKAGRNVFGEKPMAESLADAQEIADVSKATGKRYSVMQNRRYLKQIRAFRELVQSGAIGQIGTIHADFFLGPHFGGFRDAMDSPLIVDMAIHTFDQARFISGADPVSVYCHEFNPPGSWYKGNASAVCIFEMSDGSVFTYRGSWCAQGLPTSWESEWRVIGSSGTAKWDGHSLPVCAVVDESKPVEFFAAVKPVEAEDRWQGREGHKGCLDEMFAALEQGRPAETDCTDNIKSVAMVFAAVESARTGKKVAL is encoded by the coding sequence ATGGCACAGCATAACATCATTGTCGCCGGCTGCGGCGGCATGTCGAACCAGTGGCTGGATTACGCGGCCGAGCGGGAAAATGCCGAGATCGTCGGCTTGGTAGACATCTTCGAGGAGAGCGCGGTCAAAATGAAGGAGCGCCGGGGGCTTAACGTCCCGACGTTCACCGATTTGTCGCAAGCGCTCGCCGAGACGGATGCGAACCTAGTGTTCGACGTTACGATCCCGGCGAGCCACAAGACGATCGTCACGACCGCGATGAAGGCGGGCCGGAACGTGTTCGGCGAGAAGCCGATGGCCGAGTCGCTCGCGGACGCGCAGGAAATCGCGGACGTATCGAAGGCGACGGGCAAACGGTACAGCGTCATGCAAAACCGCCGTTATTTGAAGCAGATCCGCGCATTCCGCGAGCTGGTCCAAAGCGGCGCGATCGGCCAAATCGGCACGATCCATGCGGATTTCTTCCTCGGGCCGCATTTCGGCGGCTTCCGAGACGCGATGGACAGTCCGCTGATCGTCGATATGGCGATCCACACGTTCGACCAGGCGCGCTTCATCAGCGGAGCCGATCCGGTGTCCGTTTACTGCCATGAATTCAACCCCCCGGGCTCCTGGTACAAGGGCAATGCCTCGGCGGTCTGCATATTTGAGATGAGCGACGGCTCGGTGTTCACCTATCGCGGCTCGTGGTGCGCGCAGGGGCTTCCGACCTCGTGGGAGTCGGAGTGGCGCGTTATCGGAAGCAGCGGCACGGCAAAATGGGACGGACATTCGCTCCCCGTCTGCGCCGTCGTCGATGAGTCAAAGCCGGTCGAATTTTTCGCCGCGGTCAAACCGGTCGAGGCCGAGGACCGCTGGCAGGGGCGCGAAGGCCACAAAGGCTGTCTCGACGAAATGTTCGCGGCGCTCGAGCAGGGCCGCCCGGCGGAAACCGACTGCACCGACAACATCAAGAGCGTAGCGATGGTGTTCGCCGCCGTGGAGAGCGCGCGCACGGGCAAGAAGGTCGCTCTGTAG
- a CDS encoding IclR family transcriptional regulator — MSENRKYWVPALEKADGILSVLAKEPDKHKLIDLSRRLGINKSSMFSLLATMEALNWVRKSAADTYSLGPAVSAYASSYAQHFELYDAFQHEAAPVRDKLQETIQLARREGDHILYLGKMEAQTPVRLLSEPGMRLPAHATALGKSLLAWLPEKEWSRLYPKPELTAMTPNTIARREALFEELRRIRGQGYAVDDQESVIGFRCVAAPVFNRAGEAAAAVSCSMPLHQWERKADEARAELIGLARRMTELH, encoded by the coding sequence TTGTCGGAAAACCGGAAATACTGGGTTCCGGCGCTGGAGAAGGCGGACGGCATTTTGTCCGTTCTGGCCAAGGAGCCGGACAAACACAAGCTCATCGATCTGTCCCGCCGTCTCGGCATCAACAAAAGCTCGATGTTCTCGCTGCTGGCCACGATGGAAGCGCTGAACTGGGTGAGGAAAAGCGCGGCCGACACCTATTCGCTCGGTCCCGCCGTCTCGGCTTACGCTTCGTCCTATGCGCAGCATTTCGAGCTGTACGATGCTTTTCAGCATGAAGCCGCACCGGTGCGCGACAAGCTGCAGGAGACGATTCAGCTGGCCAGGCGGGAGGGCGACCACATTTTATACCTGGGGAAAATGGAGGCGCAGACGCCGGTCCGGCTGCTGTCCGAGCCCGGCATGCGCCTGCCCGCCCATGCGACGGCGCTCGGCAAGTCGCTGCTGGCCTGGCTGCCGGAGAAGGAGTGGAGCCGCCTCTATCCGAAGCCGGAGCTGACGGCCATGACGCCGAATACGATCGCCCGCCGCGAAGCGCTGTTTGAGGAGCTGCGGCGCATTCGCGGGCAGGGGTACGCCGTCGACGACCAGGAATCGGTCATCGGCTTCCGGTGCGTCGCCGCACCGGTGTTCAACCGGGCGGGCGAAGCCGCCGCGGCGGTCAGCTGCTCGATGCCGCTTCACCAGTGGGAGCGCAAGGCGGACGAAGCGCGGGCCGAGCTCATCGGTCTCGCCCGGCGGATGACGGAGCTGCACTGA
- a CDS encoding SDR family NAD(P)-dependent oxidoreductase gives MRLQGKVTLITGSGSGIGKSTALLFAKEGAIVVVNDLSEEHGRGTVKEIEEAGGQAAFIQADVTNPESVSAMTDQIIAKFGRIDVLFNNAGISGVGQLHEIEPDDWDRVMNVNIRGVFLPSKYVLPHMMERKSGSIINMSSCIAEIGLARRASYAATKGAVLALTKSMQVDYAPYHIRVNALLPGTIMTPFVEKYLKESYSDEAAAIEGLKKRQLSESLGRPEDVAKAALFLASDESTFVMGAPLYVDGGAVFGKNA, from the coding sequence ATGCGATTGCAAGGAAAAGTGACGCTGATCACCGGCTCCGGCTCCGGTATCGGCAAAAGCACGGCGCTGCTGTTTGCGAAGGAAGGCGCAATTGTCGTTGTCAACGATTTGTCGGAAGAGCACGGCCGGGGAACGGTGAAGGAAATCGAAGAAGCCGGCGGTCAGGCGGCGTTCATTCAGGCGGACGTGACGAACCCGGAGTCCGTCTCGGCGATGACGGACCAAATCATCGCCAAATTCGGGCGTATCGACGTGCTGTTTAACAACGCGGGCATCAGCGGCGTCGGCCAGCTGCACGAAATCGAGCCGGACGACTGGGACCGGGTGATGAACGTCAACATCCGCGGCGTTTTTCTGCCGAGCAAATACGTGCTGCCGCATATGATGGAGCGCAAAAGCGGTTCGATCATCAACATGTCCTCGTGCATCGCGGAGATCGGGCTGGCCCGCAGGGCGTCCTATGCCGCGACCAAAGGCGCGGTGCTGGCGCTTACGAAATCAATGCAGGTCGATTATGCGCCGTACCATATCCGCGTCAATGCGCTGCTGCCGGGCACGATCATGACGCCGTTCGTGGAAAAGTATTTGAAGGAATCGTACAGCGACGAAGCTGCGGCGATCGAAGGGCTGAAGAAACGCCAGCTGAGCGAAAGTCTCGGACGGCCGGAGGACGTCGCCAAGGCGGCGCTGTTCCTCGCTTCGGATGAGTCGACGTTCGTCATGGGCGCACCGCTGTACGTCGACGGCGGCGCCGTATTTGGCAAAAACGCCTAA
- a CDS encoding fumarylacetoacetate hydrolase family protein gives MKLLTFIKEGRQALGVKTEAGVIDIERALASHPAQQEVATDVMDVIRGGEPAVAALEAYAASLPEKGAFLLDENALEWGPCVTRPNKIICVGLNYRKHAEETNAPIPQYPILFNKFNNTLTGHKQNVAVPKVTDELDYEAELVIVIGKRAKNVSKEQALDYVFGYCAVNDLSARDLQTRTHQWLLGKTCDDFSPLGPYLVPAAEVGNPNELVIKAIVNGEVRQNSNTSDMIFYCDEIVSYISQHMTLEPGDIILTGTPEGVVLGLPKEQRVYLKPGDEVTIEIEKLGSLTNRFVPDEA, from the coding sequence CTGAAATTGCTCACGTTTATAAAAGAAGGACGGCAGGCGCTCGGCGTCAAGACGGAAGCCGGCGTCATCGACATCGAACGGGCGCTGGCGAGCCATCCCGCGCAGCAGGAGGTCGCCACCGACGTCATGGACGTCATCCGCGGCGGCGAACCGGCAGTTGCGGCGCTTGAAGCTTACGCTGCGTCGCTCCCGGAAAAAGGCGCCTTCCTGCTCGACGAAAACGCGCTGGAGTGGGGACCGTGCGTCACGCGGCCGAACAAAATCATCTGCGTCGGGCTGAACTACCGCAAGCATGCGGAAGAAACGAACGCGCCGATTCCGCAATATCCGATCCTGTTCAACAAGTTTAACAATACGTTGACCGGGCATAAGCAGAACGTCGCCGTGCCCAAAGTGACGGACGAGCTGGATTACGAAGCGGAGCTCGTCATCGTGATCGGCAAACGGGCGAAAAACGTATCGAAGGAGCAGGCGCTGGACTACGTATTCGGCTACTGCGCGGTCAACGACTTGTCCGCCCGCGACCTGCAGACGCGCACGCATCAGTGGCTGCTCGGCAAAACGTGCGACGATTTCAGCCCGCTCGGCCCGTATCTCGTGCCGGCGGCCGAGGTCGGCAATCCGAACGAGCTGGTCATTAAAGCGATCGTGAACGGCGAGGTGCGCCAAAATTCGAACACCTCCGACATGATTTTCTACTGCGACGAAATCGTGAGCTATATCTCGCAGCATATGACGCTGGAGCCGGGCGATATCATTTTGACGGGGACGCCGGAAGGGGTCGTGCTCGGGCTGCCGAAGGAGCAGCGGGTTTATTTGAAGCCGGGCGACGAGGTCACGATTGAGATTGAGAAGCTGGGTTCGCTGACGAACCGTTTCGTGCCCGACGAGGCCTAA
- the fucU gene encoding L-fucose mutarotase: MLKGISPLIPPELLKIMMEMGHGDELVLADANFPAASHAQRLVRCDGHPIPELLEAVLRLYPLDTYVEQPAALMAVVPGDPVETPIWNRYRELVQPHAGGRADPFEQMERFAFYERAKRAYAIVATGERAQYANLILKKGVIVREN; this comes from the coding sequence ATGCTGAAAGGAATCTCGCCCCTCATCCCCCCGGAGCTGCTGAAAATCATGATGGAAATGGGGCACGGCGACGAGCTGGTGCTCGCCGACGCCAATTTTCCCGCGGCCAGCCATGCCCAGCGGCTCGTCCGGTGCGACGGCCATCCGATCCCGGAGCTGCTGGAGGCGGTCCTGCGGCTGTATCCGCTCGACACGTACGTCGAGCAGCCGGCGGCGCTGATGGCGGTTGTGCCCGGCGACCCGGTCGAAACGCCGATTTGGAACCGCTATCGCGAGCTGGTTCAGCCTCATGCCGGAGGCAGGGCGGACCCGTTCGAGCAGATGGAGCGGTTCGCTTTTTACGAACGGGCCAAACGCGCTTATGCGATAGTAGCTACCGGCGAACGGGCGCAGTACGCCAACCTTATCCTGAAGAAGGGGGTCATCGTCCGTGAGAATTGA
- a CDS encoding amidohydrolase family protein: MRIDAHQHYWKLGRGDYGWLTPDVPVLYRDYLPEDLEPSLSRHEIGGTIVVQAAQTHAETDFLLELAERCASVAGVVGWLDFGDPAWPEALKRFQASPKFAGIRLMIQEMSDPREALQPHIINALRRFAEDRLPVDLLAVSHQLPAVMELLELVPGLHAVIDHLCKPQIAAGVFEPWAEQMKEIARRHPGTSCKLSGMVTEADHAGWKPDDFTAYVRHIAECFGPSRVMFGSDWPVCLLAADYGQVVSVLERALPESFGEAERARLFGGNAAAFYKLNGAER, from the coding sequence GTGAGAATTGACGCGCACCAGCATTATTGGAAGCTCGGCCGGGGAGATTACGGGTGGCTCACGCCGGACGTGCCGGTTCTGTACCGCGATTATTTGCCCGAGGACCTCGAACCGTCTCTGTCACGGCACGAAATCGGCGGCACGATCGTCGTGCAGGCGGCGCAGACGCATGCGGAGACGGACTTCCTGCTGGAGCTTGCGGAGCGGTGCGCATCGGTCGCGGGCGTCGTCGGCTGGCTCGATTTCGGCGATCCGGCTTGGCCGGAGGCGCTGAAACGGTTTCAAGCAAGTCCCAAGTTCGCGGGCATTCGTCTCATGATCCAGGAAATGAGCGATCCGCGCGAGGCGCTGCAGCCGCATATCATAAATGCGCTCCGCCGGTTTGCCGAAGACAGGCTGCCGGTTGATCTGCTTGCGGTTTCGCATCAGCTTCCGGCTGTGATGGAGCTGCTGGAGCTCGTGCCGGGCCTGCATGCGGTCATCGACCACCTGTGCAAGCCGCAAATCGCCGCCGGCGTATTCGAGCCTTGGGCGGAGCAAATGAAGGAAATCGCCCGCAGGCATCCGGGCACCAGCTGCAAGCTGTCCGGAATGGTGACGGAAGCCGATCACGCGGGCTGGAAGCCGGACGATTTTACCGCTTATGTGCGCCATATCGCCGAATGCTTCGGACCGTCCCGCGTCATGTTCGGCAGCGACTGGCCGGTGTGCCTGCTCGCGGCCGATTACGGCCAGGTCGTGTCGGTGCTGGAGCGGGCGCTGCCGGAATCGTTCGGCGAGGCGGAGCGGGCTCGACTGTTCGGCGGCAATGCGGCGGCGTTCTACAAGCTGAACGGGGCAGAGAGATAA
- a CDS encoding zinc-binding alcohol dehydrogenase family protein gives MKTIVCERPDRFVLTETDAPVLGPGEALVRIRRIGICGTDLHAYKGNQPFFEYPRILGHELAGTVERIEGETHGLREGDQVAVIPYLACGTCAACRLGKTNCCSSLQVLGVHCDGGMRERIAVPATHLIKTAGLTLDQSAALEPLAIGAHAVRRADPQPGDSVLVIGAGPIGLGVMAFAKRRGARVLAMDINEERLRFCREWAGADEIVNALNDPAGRLAELTGGEFPAIVFDATGSKRSMEAAFGYTSHGGKLVYVGLVRADLSFSDPEFHKRELTLLGSRNATPEDFGTVMDALRGGAVDVDRYITHRSPFEEMIGRFESWLKPETGVIKAMVEL, from the coding sequence ATGAAAACGATCGTATGCGAGCGGCCGGACCGGTTTGTTTTGACGGAGACGGATGCGCCTGTGCTTGGGCCCGGGGAAGCGCTCGTGCGGATTCGAAGAATCGGCATTTGCGGCACCGATCTGCACGCTTATAAAGGGAATCAGCCGTTTTTCGAATATCCGCGCATTCTCGGCCATGAGCTGGCCGGCACGGTGGAGCGCATCGAAGGTGAGACGCACGGGCTGCGGGAAGGCGACCAGGTGGCCGTAATTCCCTATCTGGCTTGTGGAACGTGCGCGGCTTGTCGTCTGGGCAAGACGAACTGCTGCTCAAGCCTGCAGGTTCTCGGCGTCCACTGCGACGGCGGGATGCGGGAGCGGATCGCGGTGCCGGCGACTCACCTGATCAAGACGGCCGGGCTGACGCTGGATCAGTCGGCGGCGCTCGAGCCGCTGGCGATCGGCGCCCACGCCGTGCGCAGGGCGGATCCGCAGCCGGGCGACAGCGTGCTCGTTATCGGCGCCGGCCCGATCGGGCTCGGCGTGATGGCCTTCGCCAAACGCCGCGGGGCGCGCGTGCTCGCGATGGACATCAACGAGGAGAGGCTGCGCTTCTGCCGCGAATGGGCCGGCGCCGACGAGATCGTAAATGCGCTGAACGACCCGGCGGGCAGACTTGCGGAGCTGACCGGGGGCGAATTCCCCGCCATCGTCTTCGACGCGACCGGCAGCAAGCGCTCGATGGAGGCGGCATTCGGCTATACGTCGCACGGCGGCAAGCTCGTTTATGTCGGGCTCGTGCGGGCGGACCTGTCGTTCAGCGACCCCGAATTTCATAAACGGGAGCTGACGCTGCTAGGGAGCCGCAACGCCACGCCGGAGGATTTCGGCACGGTCATGGACGCGCTGCGCGGCGGCGCGGTCGACGTGGACCGGTATATTACGCACCGCTCCCCGTTCGAAGAGATGATCGGCCGCTTCGAATCGTGGCTGAAGCCCGAAACCGGCGTCATTAAAGCGATGGTCGAGCTCTGA
- the pstB gene encoding phosphate ABC transporter ATP-binding protein PstB has translation MQPLIQIERLNLYYGTFHALKNVSMEIGKEAVTAFIGPSGCGKSTLLRTLNRMNDMIPGTRIEGKVAVGGTDIYAKDMSVETLRKRIGMVFQQPNPFPKSIYDNVAYGPRLHGVRSRRELDEIVEKSLRSAALWEEVKDYLKRSALGLSGGQQQRLCIARALAVEPDILLMDEATSALDPISTLKIEELAQELKDRYTIVMVTHNMHQAARVSDQTVFFLNGEVIEYSDTEKLFSTPRDQRTEDYISGRYG, from the coding sequence ATGCAGCCTTTAATTCAGATCGAACGACTGAACCTCTATTACGGAACCTTCCATGCGCTCAAAAATGTATCGATGGAAATCGGGAAAGAAGCGGTTACGGCATTCATCGGTCCTTCGGGCTGCGGCAAGTCGACGCTGCTGCGGACGCTGAACCGGATGAACGATATGATTCCCGGCACGAGAATCGAAGGCAAGGTCGCCGTCGGCGGCACCGACATTTATGCAAAGGACATGAGCGTGGAGACGCTTCGCAAAAGGATCGGCATGGTGTTTCAGCAGCCCAACCCTTTTCCGAAATCGATTTACGACAACGTCGCTTACGGTCCGCGCCTTCACGGCGTGCGGAGCAGGCGGGAGCTCGACGAAATCGTCGAGAAGAGCCTCCGCTCGGCGGCGCTTTGGGAGGAAGTGAAGGATTACCTGAAACGCTCGGCGCTCGGCCTGTCGGGCGGGCAGCAGCAGCGTCTGTGTATCGCCCGCGCGCTCGCGGTTGAGCCGGACATCCTGCTGATGGACGAGGCGACCTCCGCGCTCGATCCGATCTCGACGCTGAAGATCGAGGAGCTCGCCCAGGAGCTGAAGGACCGTTACACGATCGTCATGGTTACGCACAATATGCACCAGGCGGCGCGGGTTTCGGACCAGACGGTATTTTTCCTGAACGGGGAAGTCATTGAATATTCGGATACCGAGAAGCTGTTCTCCACTCCCAGGGACCAGCGGACCGAAGATTATATCAGCGGCCGGTACGGTTAA
- the phoU gene encoding phosphate signaling complex protein PhoU, producing MTARKEFDHGLDELKANIVEMGKRVENALGSSMLALQNMDTEEARRIVQEDRELNSIEEKISELGSRLIATQQPVAKDLRRILVAFKIASDLERMGDLSVDIAKSALRLEGQTLIKPLIDLPRMAHIVQTMIDESIQSFVQENVNMAYKAAKDDDLVDALYSQIIRELFALMMENPKTISQANVLSFVGRYIERIADHATNIGESVVYLVTGKRPDLNS from the coding sequence ATGACGGCAAGAAAAGAATTCGATCACGGGCTTGACGAGCTGAAGGCCAACATCGTCGAAATGGGCAAAAGGGTCGAAAACGCCCTCGGAAGCTCGATGCTGGCGCTGCAAAACATGGATACGGAAGAGGCGAGGCGAATCGTCCAGGAGGACCGGGAGCTCAACTCGATCGAGGAGAAAATTTCCGAGCTCGGCTCGAGGCTGATCGCCACGCAGCAGCCGGTCGCGAAGGATTTGAGACGCATTCTCGTCGCCTTCAAAATCGCAAGCGACCTCGAACGGATGGGCGACCTGTCCGTCGACATCGCCAAATCGGCGCTCCGGCTCGAAGGCCAGACGCTGATCAAGCCGCTGATCGATCTGCCGCGCATGGCGCACATCGTGCAGACGATGATTGACGAGTCGATCCAGTCGTTCGTGCAGGAAAATGTCAATATGGCGTATAAGGCGGCGAAGGACGACGATCTGGTCGACGCGCTGTACAGCCAAATTATTCGCGAGCTGTTCGCGCTGATGATGGAAAATCCGAAGACGATTTCACAGGCGAACGTGCTCAGCTTCGTCGGCCGTTATATCGAACGGATCGCCGACCATGCGACGAATATCGGCGAATCGGTCGTCTACCTGGTGACGGGAAAGAGGCCCGACCTGAACTCGTAG